CGTGAAGCTGCACTGACGCGCCCCGAAGCACCGCGCGCCGGGCCGGCGGTGCGCCGACGGCCGGCGCCACCCGGCGCGGCGTGCTCGAAACAGTTGACGGCGCCGGCCATGTTTCGGCATCGTGTGCGGGTTCCGGACGAACGGGGACGGATGATGACCGTCGTTGCCGTTCACGTCCGTTCGAATTCCCGGTGCCGCCGCCATACCCGGCGGCACCACCGCGCTGAATAATCAGGAGCCCTCCATGCTGAAACCCGAAGTGGACAGTCTCGTTCCCCACGTCCCGTTCAGTCGCCGCCGCTTCGTGCAGGCGGCGCTCGGCGGCTCGTTCGCCGCCGCGGTGCTGCCGGTGTCGGCACAAACGATCACGACCGACAGCAACGGTCTCGATTGCGATACGGTCGAGATCCGGTCGGGCGACGCCAGCGTTCCCGCCTACCGCGCCCAGCCGGACGGCAAGAGCAACCTGCCGGTGATCGTCGTGATCCACGAGGTGTTCGGGGTCCATGCGCACATTGCCGACGTGTGCCGCCGCTTCGCGAAGCTCGGCTATCTCGCGATCGCGCCGGACTTGTATGCGCGGCAGGGCGATCCGTCGAAATACCCGACCATCCAGGGCCTCTACGAGGCGATCGTCAGCAAGGTACCCGATCGCCAGGTCAGCGAGGATCTGGACGCGACGGTCGCGTGGGCCGGCAAGAACGGCGGGGACCCGACGCGGCTCGGCGTCACCGGTTTCTGCTGGGGCGGGCGGCAGGCCTGGCTGTTTGCCGAGCACAATCCGCACGTGCGCGCGGCAGTGGCCTGGTACGGCAAGCTGACCGGCGAGCGCAACGAGATGACGCCGTTCAACCCGATCGATCACGCGGCCGACCTTAAGGCGCCGGTGCTCGGCCTGTACGGCGCGAAGGACGACAGCATTGCGCAGGATACGCTGTCCCAGATGCGCGGCAAGCTGCTCGCGAGCGGCACTCAGGCCGGGCGCGAGTCGGAGATTCTCGTGTATCCGGATGCGGGGCACGCGTTCTTCGCCGACTACCGGCCGAGCTACGTGAAGGCCGATGCCGAGGACGGCTGGAGGCGCGCGCTCGCGTGGTTCCACAAGTACGGCGTCATGTGACGCCGGGCCTGCGGATCAGCGGGTCGGGCCGGTCGCGATCGGCCGCGACGGGTCCGCGCTCCATTCGCTCCACGAGCCCGCGTAGAGCAGCGGGTTGTGGAGCCCGGCGATCTCCATGGCCAGCGCGTTATGGCAGGCCGTCACGCCCGAGCCGCACTGCAGGATCACGTTGTTGGCGGGCTGCTCGCCGATCACGCTGATCCATTCGTCACGCAGTTGATGGCCGCTCTTGAAGCGGCCCTCCGGATTCAGATTGTCCTTGAAGAAGCGGTTCACGGCGCCGGGGATGTGGCCGCCGATGCGGTCGAGCGTCTCGTTCTCGCCGCGGTAGCGGTCCGCGGCGCGCGCGTCCACCACCAGCCGCGCTTTCGATGCCAGATTGGCGACCACGGCCGCCGCGTCGACCACGGTGGCGAGCGGCGGTTGCGCGCGGAAATCGCCGGCGCGTTCGGCCGGCATGTCGCGCGTGAGCGTGCCGCCCGCCGCCTGCCACGCCTGCAGGCCGCCGTCGAGCACCGCCACCGAGTCGTGGCCGAGCCAGCGCAGCAGCCACCACAGCCGCGCCGCGTAAATGCCGCCTTGGGCGTCGTAGGCTACCACCTGCTGGTTCGCGCGCAGGCCCTTCGCGGCGAGCGTGGCGACCAGCGTCTCGCGCGCGGGCAGCGGATGGCGGCCGTTGCTGCCCGTTTTCGGGCCGGACAGATCGCGATCGAGGTGCAGATAGCGCGCGCCGGGCAGATGGCCGGTCGCGTAGGCTTGCGCGCCGGCGTCGGGATCGGTCAGGTCGAAGCGGCAATCGAACACGATCAGGCTGTCCGGCGCGGCGGCGAGACGTTCCGCCAGATTGTCGGCGGAGATGAGCGTCGTGTAATGCGTGTGGGACATGGTAGCTCCTGCGGGGAAACGGGCCGGAACCAACAAGTCTAAACAAAAAAAGACAGGCCGAAGCCTGTCTTTTGCGGATTGTGCCGCCGCGATGCCGGCCGCGTCAGATCGTGCCCAGCTTGCGGCGCAGGAACTCGTGGAAGTGCTGCATGCCGTCTTCCATCGGACTTTGATACGGCCCGACTTGCGATTCGCCGCGCTCCATCAGCGCACGGCGGCCGGCGTCCATGCGCATCGCGATCTCGTCGTCCTCGACCGCGGTTTCCATATAGGCCGCCCGCTCGGCCTCGACGAATTCGCGTTCGAACAGCGCGATTTCCTCGGGGTAGTAGAACTCGACGATGTTGGTCGTCTGCTGCGGGCCGCGCGGAATCAGCCACGACACCACGAGCACGTGCGGATACCACTCGATCATCAGGCCCGGGTAATAGACCATCCAGATCGCGCCGAACTCGGGCGGCACGCCGTCCCGAAAGCGCAGCACCTGCTCGTGCCACTTCTGATACGTCGGGCTGCCCGGCTTGGCGAGCGCGTTATGCACGCCGACCGTCTGCACGCTGTACCAGTCGCCGAACTCCCATTTGAGGTCGTCGCAGGACACGAAGCTGCCGAGGCCCGGGTGGAACGGGACGACGTGGTAATCCTCGAGGTAGACCTCGATGAACGTCTTCCAGTTGTAGTTGCACTCATGCACTTCGACATGATCGAACAGGTAGTCCGAGAAGTTGAAGTGATGGCGCGGGCCGAGGTTCGCGAGATCCTTGGCAACGTCGCGGCCTTCCGCCTCGAACAACAGCCCCTGCCAATTCTGCAGCGGGGTGCGGTTCAGGTTCAGGCAGGGTTTGTCGGGGAAGTGCGGCGCCCCGAGCAAGCGGCCGTCGAGATCGTAGGTCCAGCGGTGCAGCGGACACACGATGTTGCTCGCATGGCCGCGGCCGTTCAGCATGATCGCCTGCCGGTGACGGCAGACATTGGAAAGCAACTCGACGCGGGATTCCTGGTTGCGCACCAGCACGCGGCCTTCCTTTTCGGATGGCAGCGCGAAATAATCTCCAGCCTCGGGCACCATCAACTCGTGCCCGATGTAACGAGGTCCTTGCCTGAAGAGAGTTTCGACTTCGCGCGCCAGAAGCGCCTCGTCGAAATAAGCCGTGACTGGAAGCTGGCTGGATGCCGACTTCAACTGCAGCGCGTCGCTCAGATTGGACATTCCCACTCCCGGTGAAAGCGTGAAAGCAGTGAACAACCCAACCATCGAAGAATCGATTTAGGGGAACCGATGATTATACTCGGAAGTGCATCGAGCGGGTAAGTTAAGTGCCTGATTTGTGTCAAAATTTTGACCGTCGATGGCGAGGCCCCGGTTGCGCGCCTGCTTGGCGGTCCGCACCGACGGGGCGGATCGGCTGCGCGGACGGGGCCCCGAATCCGCTTTTGCCGTAGAATGTCCGACTTGTTTTTAATTTGACACCTCGTCCCATGGCGAAAAACGCAACCCCGGACGCCGCGGCGTCGGGTGCCGGTCCCGATTCGGCGCCGGCTTCCTACGAAACCGCGCTCGAGGAACTCGAGACGCTGGTCGCACGGATGGAGGGTGGCGCCCTGAGCCTCGAGGATTCGCTGAGCGCATATCGCCGCGGCGCAGTCCTCGTTGCGTTTTGCCAACAGCAGCTCGACAAGGTGGAGCAGCAGGTGCGCGTGCTCGACGGGGCCGCGCTGAAGCCGCACTCCACCGGCGTGGCCGCTACGGACGGCGAAGACGACGATCTATGACATTCCAACAATGGATGCGCGCGGTGCTGGCGCGCGTCGAAGATGCGCTTGGCCACTATCTGCCGGCCGACACGGTGGTTCCCGGCACGCTGCACGAAGCGATGCGCTATGCGGTGATGGGTGGGGGCAAACGCGTGAGGCCGCTGCTGTGCCATGCGGCCGGTGAGCTGACGGGCGCGAGCGAGGCGGCCAGCAATGCCGCGTCGGCCGCGCTGGAGATGATCCACGTCTATTCGCTTGTTCACGACGACATGCCGTGCATGGACGACGATGCGCTGCGCCGTGGCAAGCCGACCGTCCACGTGCAGTATGACGAGCCGACGGCGCTGCTGGTCGGCGACGCGCTGCAGTCGCAGGCGTTCGTGGCGCTGACCGACGCGGCCGCGCTCTCGCCGCAGCAGCAGGCCGCGCTCGTGCGCGAGCTGGCGCTCGCGAGCGGCTCGATCGGCATGGCCGGCGGGCAGGCGATCGACCTCGCCAGCGTCGGCCAGATGCTGACGCGCGAGCAGCTTGAGACGATGCACCGGATGAAGACGGGGGCGCTGCTGCGTGCCTCGGTGCGCATGGGGGCGCTGGCCGGCGAGACGCCGACCGCGGACACCATGCGCGCGCTCGACGCCTATGCAGCCGCGGTCGGTCTCGCGTTCCAGGTGGTCGACGACATTCTCGACGTCACCACCGATTCGGCCACGCTCGGCAAGACGGCTGGCAAGGACGCGGCAGCCAACAAGCCCACTTACGTGTCGATCATCGGTCTCGATGCGTCGCGCGAGCTGGCCGCGCAGTTGCGCGCCGATGCGCACGCGGCGCTGCAACCGTTCGGCGCGCGCGCGCAACGCCTTGCCGAACTCGCCGACCTGGTGGTGAACCGGGTCAGCTGACGCGAAAGCCCGCCGCCGCGCCTGGCCTTGCAAGAAGGCGCGCGAAGGAGTGCGGGCGCGTTTGATTTCCTACAATGGAACGACGATGTACGACCTGCTGAAAACCATCGACGATCCGGCGGATCTGCGCCGCCTCGATCGCCGCCAACTGCAACCGCTCGCCGACGAGCTGCGCGCCTTCGTGCTCGACAGCGTGTCGAAGACGGGTGGCCATTTGTCGTCCAACCTCGGCACCGTCGAACTGACGCTGGCGTTGCACTACGTG
The window above is part of the Burkholderia glumae LMG 2196 = ATCC 33617 genome. Proteins encoded here:
- a CDS encoding dienelactone hydrolase family protein, translated to MLKPEVDSLVPHVPFSRRRFVQAALGGSFAAAVLPVSAQTITTDSNGLDCDTVEIRSGDASVPAYRAQPDGKSNLPVIVVIHEVFGVHAHIADVCRRFAKLGYLAIAPDLYARQGDPSKYPTIQGLYEAIVSKVPDRQVSEDLDATVAWAGKNGGDPTRLGVTGFCWGGRQAWLFAEHNPHVRAAVAWYGKLTGERNEMTPFNPIDHAADLKAPVLGLYGAKDDSIAQDTLSQMRGKLLASGTQAGRESEILVYPDAGHAFFADYRPSYVKADAEDGWRRALAWFHKYGVM
- a CDS encoding sulfurtransferase yields the protein MSHTHYTTLISADNLAERLAAAPDSLIVFDCRFDLTDPDAGAQAYATGHLPGARYLHLDRDLSGPKTGSNGRHPLPARETLVATLAAKGLRANQQVVAYDAQGGIYAARLWWLLRWLGHDSVAVLDGGLQAWQAAGGTLTRDMPAERAGDFRAQPPLATVVDAAAVVANLASKARLVVDARAADRYRGENETLDRIGGHIPGAVNRFFKDNLNPEGRFKSGHQLRDEWISVIGEQPANNVILQCGSGVTACHNALAMEIAGLHNPLLYAGSWSEWSADPSRPIATGPTR
- a CDS encoding aromatic ring-hydroxylating oxygenase subunit alpha, yielding MSNLSDALQLKSASSQLPVTAYFDEALLAREVETLFRQGPRYIGHELMVPEAGDYFALPSEKEGRVLVRNQESRVELLSNVCRHRQAIMLNGRGHASNIVCPLHRWTYDLDGRLLGAPHFPDKPCLNLNRTPLQNWQGLLFEAEGRDVAKDLANLGPRHHFNFSDYLFDHVEVHECNYNWKTFIEVYLEDYHVVPFHPGLGSFVSCDDLKWEFGDWYSVQTVGVHNALAKPGSPTYQKWHEQVLRFRDGVPPEFGAIWMVYYPGLMIEWYPHVLVVSWLIPRGPQQTTNIVEFYYPEEIALFEREFVEAERAAYMETAVEDDEIAMRMDAGRRALMERGESQVGPYQSPMEDGMQHFHEFLRRKLGTI
- a CDS encoding exodeoxyribonuclease VII small subunit encodes the protein MAKNATPDAAASGAGPDSAPASYETALEELETLVARMEGGALSLEDSLSAYRRGAVLVAFCQQQLDKVEQQVRVLDGAALKPHSTGVAATDGEDDDL
- a CDS encoding polyprenyl synthetase family protein — translated: MTFQQWMRAVLARVEDALGHYLPADTVVPGTLHEAMRYAVMGGGKRVRPLLCHAAGELTGASEAASNAASAALEMIHVYSLVHDDMPCMDDDALRRGKPTVHVQYDEPTALLVGDALQSQAFVALTDAAALSPQQQAALVRELALASGSIGMAGGQAIDLASVGQMLTREQLETMHRMKTGALLRASVRMGALAGETPTADTMRALDAYAAAVGLAFQVVDDILDVTTDSATLGKTAGKDAAANKPTYVSIIGLDASRELAAQLRADAHAALQPFGARAQRLAELADLVVNRVS